One stretch of Methylococcus capsulatus DNA includes these proteins:
- a CDS encoding YhdP family protein: MGESTDDPCRYFLAATGLLKRILRVSARAVRYGALAALLGLAAGSALFRLWLVPGIDAFKGQLEQRIGRLGGENIRIGQISAALWTGTLELVLRDVSVLDDMGAEALRFAEIRFGIAAMASLMARDLRVAWLELRGTPLSLRRLADGSLGIVGLHAIETIPDWLRTLGSFRIRDCRIDWQDLQRGGARLELGEVDLLLITRGDRHRLSMKLKPPAALADTVRVGFDLRGDLFESITLSGRLYADAKDLALTALNDELPPGLRLGSGLADVRAWAELAAGRIESLAARVGGRDVHIERLAGGYGNAPGLALAAIAGDVFWHREAGGWRMNAQGLKVVSAGHEWPLSRLALAVTRGSDARIASAFAIADTVALDDLQPLWPMLGLPGPAPGGRVEALRFGYESAGSPRFGFCARFGGVALPARDGLPGAAGLDGRICGSDERGLAVIRMQNGVLDLASMLAEPIRVQRGGMAVAWQRTGEGWAVRADRARLETGDWSLSAAFGLSRKAGQGLRVDLRAETGAADIPRLKRYFPAKAFPLLGRWLGQSLEHGRLDGARLRFEGPLAAFPFRNGEGMFQAEVGFSGVRLRYDPAWPALEDAAGTVRFSGSGMEIAAAGGRLAGGEIRGARAKVADLAKDAVIGIEGRVSATVAQCLEFFRTTPLRPVADKVDAVMTVEGDVLLDLAMKVPMESKAPPFKLDGTARLSRTRVELTGLAEPVEKIDGELGFTEDGLVSGRLQGQWLHKAVAGRARRSGDGLDVDVSGQFPVATFRDRFPNPLWRHLAGAIPLTVSVRLPVAKEPDDGVPLSLSSDLVGTKVILPAPLGKAQGERRMFRLDTRLGEAATRIDLSYGADVAARLDLGGGDYRLKGVQLAVGTGLPKSADGPGLRVVVRSPSLDLAPWADVFVAGDPGREGIGMDVKALDVQVGQLLWDGKAKGSVVVQAVGRAGGLRGMIDSAYVKGGFDADIVAGRLSNIKADLDFVKLSRLDEKAVASTDSWLDTLHPGNFPSLRLVGRHVLWHGFDVGRLQAEVDSQARGIVLRSASLRSDNHELVVERGEWTRQGGTDRTHIAGKLKVKDSGMLAAELGYPEFVRDTPADVDYTLTWAETPFGVSSANLAGTVDMKLGKGALLKVDVGIGRFLGLFNVDALWRRLSLDFSDLFGAGMAYDGIAGKLDIAHGRAETKGFVIDGVAAKIVIDGGVKLATREVDQVVTVIPNTNIALPVAGVLMGGPLGPAVGAAVGAGVFVADKMMNGQVERLTQTRYLVRGSLDNPVITKASGDTSRE; this comes from the coding sequence ATGGGAGAATCCACCGATGATCCCTGTCGATATTTCCTTGCGGCCACCGGTCTTTTGAAAAGAATTTTACGCGTTTCCGCCCGCGCCGTCCGTTACGGAGCACTTGCCGCACTGCTCGGGCTCGCCGCCGGCTCAGCACTGTTCCGGTTGTGGTTGGTCCCCGGCATCGACGCGTTCAAGGGGCAGTTGGAGCAGCGGATAGGGCGGCTCGGCGGCGAAAACATCAGGATCGGCCAAATTTCGGCCGCGCTGTGGACCGGAACGCTGGAACTGGTGTTGCGGGATGTTTCGGTCCTCGACGACATGGGTGCCGAAGCCCTGCGTTTCGCCGAGATACGGTTCGGCATAGCGGCCATGGCCTCGCTGATGGCGCGCGACCTGCGCGTGGCCTGGCTGGAGCTGCGAGGGACCCCGCTGTCCCTGCGCCGTCTCGCCGACGGCAGCCTCGGCATCGTCGGTCTGCATGCGATCGAGACGATTCCGGACTGGCTGCGGACGCTGGGTTCTTTCCGGATCAGGGACTGCCGGATCGACTGGCAGGACCTGCAGCGGGGCGGCGCCAGGCTGGAACTGGGCGAGGTCGATCTGCTGTTGATCACCCGGGGTGACCGTCACCGGCTGAGCATGAAGCTGAAGCCGCCGGCGGCGCTGGCGGACACCGTGCGGGTCGGTTTCGACCTGCGCGGCGACTTGTTCGAATCCATTACACTGTCGGGCCGTCTCTATGCCGATGCCAAGGATCTGGCGCTCACCGCCTTGAACGATGAACTGCCGCCGGGTCTGCGGCTGGGGTCTGGACTGGCGGACGTGCGGGCTTGGGCAGAGCTTGCGGCGGGCCGCATCGAGTCGCTGGCGGCGCGCGTCGGCGGTCGCGACGTTCATATCGAGCGATTGGCGGGCGGGTACGGCAACGCGCCGGGCTTGGCACTGGCCGCCATTGCCGGCGATGTGTTCTGGCACCGTGAGGCGGGCGGCTGGCGGATGAACGCCCAAGGGTTGAAAGTGGTGTCCGCGGGGCATGAATGGCCATTGTCCCGACTGGCCCTGGCGGTGACCCGCGGCTCGGATGCCCGCATCGCATCGGCTTTTGCCATCGCCGACACCGTCGCCCTGGACGACCTCCAGCCGCTGTGGCCTATGCTCGGCTTGCCCGGTCCCGCGCCGGGGGGGAGGGTCGAAGCCCTCCGGTTCGGCTATGAAAGCGCAGGGAGCCCACGGTTCGGGTTCTGCGCGCGCTTTGGCGGGGTTGCGCTTCCGGCCCGCGACGGTCTGCCTGGTGCCGCCGGTCTCGACGGCCGCATCTGCGGCAGCGACGAGCGGGGATTGGCGGTGATACGCATGCAGAATGGTGTGCTGGATCTGGCCAGTATGCTGGCCGAGCCGATCCGGGTGCAGCGGGGCGGTATGGCCGTGGCGTGGCAGCGGACCGGTGAAGGCTGGGCCGTGCGCGCCGACCGGGCAAGGCTGGAAACCGGCGACTGGTCCCTGTCCGCCGCGTTCGGCCTGAGCCGGAAGGCGGGGCAGGGGCTCCGGGTCGATCTGCGGGCAGAAACCGGGGCGGCGGATATCCCCCGCCTCAAGCGTTATTTCCCGGCCAAGGCGTTTCCGCTGCTGGGCCGCTGGCTGGGCCAGAGTCTGGAGCACGGTCGGCTGGATGGCGCCCGCCTCCGCTTCGAAGGACCGCTGGCGGCGTTTCCGTTTCGCAATGGCGAGGGGATGTTTCAAGCCGAGGTCGGGTTTTCCGGTGTGCGCCTGCGCTACGATCCGGCGTGGCCTGCCTTGGAGGATGCCGCAGGGACGGTTCGTTTCTCCGGGTCAGGAATGGAGATCGCGGCGGCCGGTGGCCGTTTGGCCGGTGGCGAGATACGTGGCGCCAGAGCCAAGGTTGCTGACTTGGCGAAGGACGCGGTCATCGGCATCGAGGGTCGGGTATCGGCTACCGTGGCGCAGTGCCTCGAGTTTTTCCGGACTACCCCGCTTCGTCCGGTGGCCGATAAAGTGGATGCGGTGATGACGGTCGAGGGGGACGTGCTGCTCGATCTGGCCATGAAAGTGCCGATGGAAAGCAAGGCGCCGCCGTTCAAGCTGGACGGCACCGCGCGGCTGAGCCGGACCCGTGTCGAGCTCACCGGCCTCGCCGAGCCGGTCGAGAAGATCGACGGCGAACTGGGATTCACCGAGGATGGGCTGGTGTCCGGCCGGCTCCAGGGACAATGGTTGCACAAGGCTGTAGCCGGCCGGGCCCGGCGCAGCGGCGATGGTCTGGACGTGGATGTGAGCGGACAGTTCCCGGTGGCGACATTCAGGGACAGGTTTCCGAACCCCCTCTGGCGCCATCTGGCGGGGGCCATTCCCCTGACCGTGAGCGTCAGGCTGCCCGTTGCCAAGGAGCCGGACGATGGTGTGCCGCTGAGTCTGAGTTCGGATCTCGTCGGCACGAAGGTGATCTTGCCGGCACCTTTGGGCAAGGCGCAGGGCGAACGACGGATGTTCCGCCTCGATACTCGTCTTGGGGAGGCCGCCACGCGGATCGACCTGAGCTATGGCGCCGACGTCGCGGCGCGGCTCGATCTGGGGGGGGGAGACTACCGCTTGAAGGGTGTGCAGCTCGCGGTCGGAACGGGGTTGCCGAAGAGTGCCGACGGCCCCGGCTTACGTGTCGTGGTCCGGTCGCCGAGCCTGGATCTGGCGCCTTGGGCCGACGTCTTCGTCGCCGGCGACCCTGGGCGCGAGGGTATCGGGATGGACGTCAAGGCGCTGGACGTGCAGGTCGGACAATTGCTGTGGGATGGCAAGGCGAAAGGATCGGTGGTCGTGCAGGCGGTCGGGCGTGCGGGTGGCCTCCGGGGCATGATCGACTCGGCTTACGTCAAGGGCGGATTCGACGCCGACATCGTCGCCGGGCGGTTGTCCAACATCAAGGCCGACCTCGATTTCGTCAAGCTGTCCCGGCTCGACGAAAAAGCGGTCGCTTCGACCGACTCCTGGCTGGACACTCTCCATCCAGGCAACTTTCCGTCCTTGAGGCTGGTCGGCCGCCACGTGCTCTGGCATGGTTTCGACGTAGGGCGGCTGCAGGCCGAGGTGGACAGCCAGGCGCGCGGCATCGTGCTGCGTTCGGCCAGTCTGCGTTCCGACAATCATGAACTCGTCGTCGAGCGGGGTGAATGGACGCGCCAGGGCGGTACCGATCGGACCCATATCGCCGGCAAGCTCAAAGTGAAGGATTCGGGCATGTTGGCGGCGGAGCTCGGCTACCCGGAGTTCGTGCGGGATACACCGGCGGATGTGGACTACACCCTGACCTGGGCAGAGACGCCGTTCGGGGTATCCTCCGCCAATCTCGCGGGCACGGTCGACATGAAACTGGGCAAGGGGGCCCTGCTGAAGGTGGACGTGGGGATAGGCCGGTTTCTCGGACTGTTCAACGTCGATGCCTTGTGGCGGCGTCTCAGCCTGGATTTCTCTGACCTGTTCGGCGCCGGCATGGCTTACGACGGCATCGCCGGCAAACTGGACATCGCCCATGGAAGGGCGGAGACCAAAGGGTTCGTGATCGACGGCGTAGCGGCCAAGATCGTGATCGATGGCGGCGTGAAGCTGGCGACCCGGGAGGTCGACCAGGTCGTGACGGTGATTCCCAACACCAATATCGCCCTGCCCGTTGCCGGCGTTCTCATGGGCGGCCCCCTCGGACCGGCGGTGGGCGCGGCGGTTGGGGCCGGCGTGTTCGTCGCCGACAAGATGATGAATGGACAAGTGGAGCGTCTGACCCAGACACGCTATCTGGTCCGAGGCAGCCTGGACAATCCGGTCATCACCAAGGCCTCGGGCGACACGTCGCGGGAGTGA
- the pmbA gene encoding metalloprotease PmbA, which produces MSDTRTEIERLESMTRFCLDEAARRGVSAAEVACSVDQGLSLTVRLGAVETIEHHRSQGVGITVYYGQRKGSASTTDLSERALVDTVGAACRIARYGAEDPCAGLPDAELLAKDIPDLDLYHPWRLDAEQGIELALACENAARGYSDAITNSEGASLNAFEGVRVLGNSLGFLHGYASSRHGLSCSVIGEREGSMQRDDWWTVARDPAELESAEAVGRKAAERTVRRLGARGLSTRQCPVLFAADVASSLIGHLIAAVRGGNLYRKSSFLLDALGQRIFPEFVHIHEQPHLLRGLGSAPYDAEGVATRARDLVRNGVLESYVLSTYSARKLGMQTTGNAGGVHNLIVDSGSEAFEDLIRRMGTGLIVTELLGQGVNIVTGDYSRGAAGYWVENGEIRFPVEEITIAGNLRDMFGHVVAIGNDVDLRGNIRTGSILIETMTVAGD; this is translated from the coding sequence GTGTCTGATACCAGAACCGAAATCGAACGGCTCGAATCGATGACCCGCTTCTGCCTGGATGAAGCCGCCAGGCGGGGCGTGAGTGCCGCCGAAGTCGCCTGCAGCGTCGACCAGGGCCTGTCGCTCACGGTCCGGCTGGGCGCGGTGGAAACCATCGAGCACCACCGCAGCCAGGGCGTCGGGATCACGGTTTATTACGGACAACGCAAGGGCTCGGCCAGTACCACGGATCTCAGCGAACGGGCGCTGGTGGACACCGTAGGCGCGGCCTGCCGGATCGCACGCTATGGTGCCGAGGACCCCTGCGCCGGCCTGCCCGACGCGGAGCTCCTGGCCAAGGACATCCCGGATCTGGACCTCTACCATCCCTGGAGACTGGACGCGGAGCAGGGCATCGAACTGGCCCTGGCCTGTGAAAATGCAGCGCGTGGTTATTCCGACGCGATCACCAACTCGGAAGGCGCCAGTCTCAACGCCTTCGAAGGCGTACGGGTACTGGGCAACAGCCTTGGCTTCCTGCACGGCTATGCCAGCAGTCGTCATGGTTTGTCCTGTTCGGTGATCGGCGAGCGCGAGGGCAGCATGCAGCGGGACGACTGGTGGACCGTGGCGCGCGACCCGGCCGAACTGGAATCCGCCGAGGCGGTGGGACGCAAGGCTGCCGAGCGCACCGTGCGCAGGCTGGGCGCGCGGGGCCTGTCGACCCGGCAATGCCCCGTGCTGTTTGCCGCTGACGTGGCTTCCAGCCTGATCGGCCATCTGATCGCAGCGGTCCGTGGCGGCAATCTCTACCGCAAGTCCTCGTTCCTGCTGGACGCCTTGGGCCAGCGCATCTTCCCCGAGTTCGTCCACATCCACGAACAGCCGCACCTTCTCCGCGGCTTGGGCAGTGCCCCCTACGATGCCGAGGGCGTGGCGACGCGGGCGCGCGACCTGGTCCGGAACGGCGTGCTCGAATCCTATGTGCTGAGCACCTACTCGGCCCGCAAGCTGGGCATGCAGACGACCGGCAACGCCGGCGGCGTGCACAATCTGATCGTCGACTCGGGCAGTGAAGCCTTCGAGGACCTGATCCGGCGCATGGGCACCGGGCTGATCGTCACCGAATTGCTGGGGCAGGGCGTCAACATCGTCACCGGCGACTACTCGCGTGGCGCCGCGGGTTACTGGGTGGAGAACGGTGAAATCCGGTTTCCAGTGGAGGAAATCACCATCGCCGGCAATCTCAGGGACATGTTCGGTCACGTCGTCGCCATCGGCAATGACGTCGACCTCCGCGGCAATATTCGCACCGGATCGATTCTGATCGAGACCATGACGGTGGCGGGTGATTGA
- a CDS encoding REP-associated tyrosine transposase encodes MPNYRRAFVPGGTWFFTANLLQRYGNDLLVREIGLLRETVKRVCSHHPFRIDAWVVLPDHLHCVWTLPPGDSDFSLRWRLIKNGFSRALPKTERRSDIRKAAGERGIWQRHYWEHLIRDDADYQRHVDYVHVNPLKHGHVMRVQDWPYSTFHRYVAKGIYPADWCGDIGVSVGGGE; translated from the coding sequence ATGCCCAATTATCGACGCGCGTTCGTGCCCGGCGGTACTTGGTTCTTTACGGCCAATCTGCTGCAACGCTACGGCAACGATCTGCTGGTCCGCGAGATCGGCTTGTTACGCGAAACGGTGAAGCGGGTGTGCTCGCATCACCCGTTTCGAATCGATGCCTGGGTGGTATTACCGGATCACTTGCATTGCGTGTGGACCTTGCCGCCCGGCGATAGCGATTTCAGCCTGCGGTGGCGATTGATCAAGAACGGATTCTCGCGTGCATTGCCCAAAACCGAACGCCGGTCGGATATCCGCAAGGCCGCCGGGGAGCGAGGAATCTGGCAACGTCATTATTGGGAGCATTTGATCCGAGACGATGCCGATTATCAGCGGCATGTGGATTATGTGCATGTGAATCCGTTGAAACATGGCCACGTCATGCGTGTACAGGATTGGCCTTATTCCACCTTTCACCGGTACGTTGCGAAAGGGATTTATCCGGCGGATTGGTGCGGTGATATAGGTGTTTCGGTGGGTGGCGGTGAATGA
- a CDS encoding carbon-nitrogen hydrolase family protein yields MKKMICAAVQMASGPQVGSNLLEAARLVKQAAEAGAKLVVLPENFAIMGMTETDKLGVAETEGGGPIQEFLAGAAERHKVWLVGGTIPMCAGDGRVRASCLVYDDQGRRVGRYDKIHLFDVLVPGTEETYRESQTIEPGTEPLVLDSPFGALGIAVCYDLRFPELFRRMAAQGLDLLAVPAAFTARTGAAHWEILVRARAVENLCYTVASNQGGFHLNGRETFGHSMVVDPWGKVLASLPTGAGIVCAEIDRECLAQVRASFPVLEHRRLHCA; encoded by the coding sequence ATGAAAAAAATGATTTGTGCAGCGGTTCAAATGGCTTCCGGACCGCAAGTCGGGTCGAATCTGCTGGAGGCTGCCCGGCTCGTCAAGCAGGCCGCCGAGGCCGGCGCCAAGCTGGTGGTGCTGCCGGAAAATTTCGCCATCATGGGCATGACCGAAACCGACAAGCTCGGTGTGGCGGAAACCGAGGGCGGCGGCCCGATCCAGGAGTTTCTCGCCGGCGCGGCCGAGCGCCACAAGGTCTGGCTGGTTGGCGGGACCATCCCGATGTGCGCCGGGGACGGCCGGGTGCGGGCATCGTGCCTGGTCTACGACGACCAAGGGCGACGGGTCGGCCGCTACGACAAGATCCATCTGTTCGACGTTTTGGTGCCGGGGACCGAGGAGACCTACCGCGAATCCCAGACCATCGAACCCGGCACCGAGCCGCTGGTGCTGGATTCGCCATTCGGCGCGCTGGGAATAGCCGTCTGCTACGACCTCCGGTTCCCTGAACTGTTCCGCCGCATGGCGGCGCAAGGGCTGGATCTCCTCGCCGTGCCGGCGGCTTTTACCGCCCGCACCGGCGCGGCGCACTGGGAAATCCTGGTGCGGGCGCGCGCCGTCGAGAATCTTTGCTACACCGTGGCGTCCAACCAGGGCGGTTTCCATTTGAACGGGCGCGAGACCTTCGGCCATAGCATGGTGGTCGATCCTTGGGGCAAGGTGCTGGCGTCGCTGCCCACCGGCGCCGGCATCGTCTGCGCCGAGATCGACCGGGAGTGTCTGGCGCAGGTGCGCGCATCCTTTCCTGTGCTCGAACACCGGCGTCTGCATTGCGCATGA
- the tldD gene encoding metalloprotease TldD, with protein MTTEIVAIAERAILEPCGLTPQDIEKVVARLAGSEIDDADVYLQSSHFESWSLEDGIVKEGSYGIEQGAGLRAVSCEKTGFAYSDELALSVLLEAAGNARSIARGGQAGRIAVPGVQSVPRLYAPVDPLASLPAEAKIDLLRRLDAEARRADPRVEQVFVSLSGGYSAVLIFGLDGAMHGDVRPLVRLNVSVIVEAGGRREQGSAGGGGRTDYGFFFEQERALGYAREAVRQALVNLEAGDAPAGTMTVVLGPGWPGILLHEAIGHGLEGDFNRKGTSAFSGRVGERVASPLCTVVDDGTLPNRRGSLSIDDEGTPTRRTVLIESGILKGYMQDKLNARLMGVAPTGNGRRESYQCLPMPRMTNTYMLPGEHSPEEIIASVAKGLYARNFGGGQVDITSGKFVFSASEAYLIEDGHITRPVRGATLIGNGPDVLTRVSMVGNDLELDPGVGTCGKDGQSVPVGVGQPTLKIDGLTVGGTRV; from the coding sequence ATGACAACTGAAATCGTGGCGATCGCCGAACGGGCGATCCTGGAACCCTGCGGGCTGACCCCGCAGGACATCGAAAAGGTCGTGGCCCGGCTGGCGGGCAGCGAGATCGACGATGCCGACGTCTACCTCCAGTCCAGCCATTTCGAGTCCTGGTCGCTGGAGGACGGCATCGTCAAGGAAGGCTCCTACGGCATCGAGCAAGGGGCTGGGCTGCGCGCTGTTTCCTGCGAGAAGACCGGTTTTGCCTACAGCGACGAGCTGGCGTTGTCGGTATTGCTGGAGGCGGCGGGCAACGCCCGCAGCATCGCCCGTGGCGGGCAGGCCGGCCGTATTGCCGTCCCCGGCGTCCAGTCCGTGCCGCGGCTGTACGCCCCGGTCGATCCGCTGGCATCGCTGCCGGCGGAAGCGAAGATCGATCTGCTGCGCCGCCTCGACGCCGAGGCCCGCCGCGCCGATCCCCGCGTCGAACAGGTGTTCGTCAGCCTCTCCGGAGGCTATTCCGCGGTGCTGATTTTCGGGTTGGACGGCGCGATGCACGGCGACGTGCGGCCTTTGGTGCGGCTCAACGTCAGCGTCATCGTCGAGGCCGGCGGCCGGCGCGAACAGGGCAGTGCCGGCGGCGGCGGACGTACCGACTACGGTTTTTTCTTCGAACAGGAACGGGCGCTGGGTTATGCCCGCGAAGCGGTGCGCCAGGCGCTGGTGAACCTGGAGGCCGGCGACGCTCCGGCCGGTACCATGACGGTGGTGCTCGGCCCCGGCTGGCCTGGCATCCTGCTGCACGAGGCCATCGGCCACGGTCTGGAAGGCGATTTCAACCGCAAAGGCACGTCCGCCTTCAGCGGCCGGGTCGGCGAGCGGGTCGCCTCGCCTCTATGCACCGTGGTGGATGACGGCACCCTCCCCAACCGCCGCGGTTCCTTGAGCATCGATGACGAAGGAACGCCCACCCGCCGGACCGTGCTGATCGAAAGCGGCATCCTCAAGGGCTATATGCAGGACAAACTCAACGCCCGCTTGATGGGCGTGGCGCCCACCGGTAACGGCCGCCGCGAGTCCTACCAGTGCCTGCCCATGCCGCGCATGACCAACACCTACATGCTGCCGGGTGAGCATTCGCCGGAGGAGATCATCGCTTCCGTGGCGAAAGGTCTGTACGCACGCAATTTCGGAGGCGGCCAGGTCGACATCACGTCCGGAAAGTTCGTGTTCTCCGCCAGCGAGGCCTATCTGATCGAGGACGGCCACATCACCCGGCCCGTGCGGGGCGCCACCCTGATCGGCAACGGACCGGATGTGCTGACGCGGGTCAGCATGGTCGGCAACGACCTGGAACTCGACCCCGGAGTGGGCACTTGCGGCAAGGACGGGCAGAGTGTGCCTGTGGGCGTCGGCCAGCCGACCCTGAAAATCGACGGATTGACCGTAGGAGGCACCCGTGTCTGA
- a CDS encoding (2Fe-2S)-binding protein — MAMGDAILDERHDVICRCSGTTAWQIRRQFDKGLTDIDGISRATGACSGCGACDADIMALLAEYLLTVSPSPN; from the coding sequence ATGGCGATGGGTGACGCAATTCTGGACGAGAGACACGATGTGATTTGCCGCTGCAGCGGCACGACGGCCTGGCAAATCAGGCGGCAGTTCGATAAGGGCTTAACCGATATCGATGGGATATCGAGGGCGACGGGCGCGTGCTCTGGTTGCGGGGCTTGCGATGCCGATATCATGGCGCTGCTGGCCGAATACCTTTTAACCGTTTCCCCAAGCCCCAACTGA